From the genome of Pseudomonas sp. gcc21, one region includes:
- a CDS encoding glycosyltransferase family 2 protein, whose product MLTQPDLSVLIPAKNEAGNLPALLEEVRTALGDEHFEVIVVDDGSTDDTAARLLELKRGGYHQLRLLSHDHSMGQSTSLYHAALAARGNWLATLDGDGQNDPADIPGMLAIVRAAEPAANIKLIAGHRVNRRDTASKRWASLFANRLRGRLLKDNTPDTGCGLKLVERDAFLRLPYFDHMHRFIPALIQRHQGGMLVHPVNHRERGAGVSKYGNLDRALVGILDLFGVWWLIRRTRLSARPRELEI is encoded by the coding sequence ATGTTGACCCAGCCCGATCTTTCTGTCCTGATCCCGGCCAAGAATGAAGCCGGCAACCTGCCCGCCCTGCTTGAGGAAGTGCGCACTGCACTTGGTGACGAGCACTTCGAAGTCATTGTTGTGGATGATGGCAGCACCGATGATACGGCGGCCCGTCTGCTTGAGCTCAAGCGCGGCGGTTACCATCAGCTGCGCTTGCTCAGCCATGACCACTCCATGGGCCAGAGTACCTCCCTATACCACGCCGCTCTGGCGGCAAGGGGCAACTGGCTGGCTACCCTGGATGGCGATGGTCAGAACGACCCGGCGGATATTCCCGGCATGCTGGCCATTGTCCGCGCCGCGGAGCCCGCCGCGAATATCAAGCTGATTGCCGGTCACCGAGTCAATCGGCGTGACACGGCCAGCAAGCGCTGGGCCTCGCTGTTTGCCAACCGGCTGCGCGGTCGTCTGCTCAAGGACAATACGCCGGATACCGGCTGCGGCCTCAAGCTGGTGGAGCGTGACGCTTTTCTTCGCCTACCCTACTTTGATCATATGCACCGCTTTATCCCGGCGCTGATCCAGCGCCACCAGGGCGGTATGCTGGTGCATCCGGTCAACCACCGTGAGCGTGGTGCCGGCGTATCCAAATACGGCAATCTTGACCGGGCCCTGGTAGGAATCCTCGATCTGTTCGGCGTGTGGTGGTTGATCCGGCGCACGCGTCTGAGCGCACGCCCCCGCGAACTGGAGATCTGA